A portion of the Bradysia coprophila strain Holo2 unplaced genomic scaffold, BU_Bcop_v1 contig_297, whole genome shotgun sequence genome contains these proteins:
- the LOC119078990 gene encoding choline transporter-like protein 1, with protein MGGCLTKSEGSKVSPKNQASPEDDADGYIGLAKNRSCTDLPFIILLPCFLIVLFALLGYCISYGDIYRIVNGYDDCGNVCGMLNTFEDSASGCRGFDYRRQKYLKVQSSGTTEVDNGQINRICVETCDGIAGYKKFINRCIPEKSLYQVNSFFSKTGISEFFQEVSEDLQMCWREILYLCLAAFVFAVIIMFMFRYVVGFIIWLVLAGAIAICLIGTIVLWAIYGSEKNMNYNDAIGKRRTNSFLAFAIIATIATIVISLVVLVLRKRIQLVIALFKEAGKALGNMPLLLLEPILTFIALVTVVGLWLYLAIWIESSGELKIENNTSAKYVKNATMKVTRWYNVLAMFWMTQFVIGCQHIVIAGAVASWFFTRNKSELNSPIATSLLNLVKYHLGTVALGSLLIAIVQLVRAILKWVEYLTADAQNRVTQTLYCCCQCCLSVFENFLQYLTRNAYVETALFGYSFCTAGNKAFKILSSNALRVFAINSVGDFVLLLGKAFVVAITVLIGIGVIQSMDGVHHSWVILVLVGLFAYLVSHCFISVYEMTIDTIFICFCEDCELNDGISKPYYMSRSLMEFVQNSKRAIDTNANTRSTKAWSTSATPPREVKTISSGTN; from the exons ATGGGCGGTTGTTTGACAAAATCAGAAGGATCGAAAGTATCGCCGAAAAATCAA GCCTCTCCGGAAGATGATGCAGACGGATACATTGGATTGGCAAAGAATCGTTCCTGTACAGATCTTCCATTCATCATTCTTCTACCGTGTTTCCTCATCGTTCTG TTTGCCTTACTTGGATATTGCATTTCATACGGAGACATTTATCGAATAGTAAATGGCTACGATGACTGTGGCAATGTGTGTGGAATGTTAAATACGTTTGAGGACTCAGCGTCCGGTTGCAGG GGATTCGACTATCGACGGCAGAAGTATCTGAAAGTTCAATCAAGTGGAACGACTGAAGTGGATAATGGGCAAATCAATCGAATTTGTGTGGAAACATGTGACGGAATCGCTGGATA caaaaaatttattaatcgATGCATTCCGGAGAAGTCTTTATACCAAGTAAATTCGTTCTTCTCCAAAACTGGCATCTCCGAGTTTTTCCAG GAAGTGTCTGAAGACTTGCAAATGTGTTGGAGAGAGATTCTATACCTTTGCTTGGCTGCTTTTG TTTTCGCCGTAATAATCATGTTTATGTTCCGCTATGTCGTTGGTTTCATTATTTGGCTAGTGTTAGCTGGTGCGATTGCTATCTGCCTCATAGGGACAATAGTGCTATG gGCAATATACGGTTCGGAAAAGAACATGAACTACAATGATGCAATTGGTAAACGCCGAACCAACTCATTCCTAGCATTCGCCATTATCGCCACAATAGCAACCATCGTGATCAGTCTAGTTGTGCTGGTACTGCGAAAAAGAATTCAGCTCGTCATCGCGCTGTTCAAAGAGGCTGGAAAGGCGCTGGGCAACATGCCACTGCTACTTTTGGAACCGATATTG ACTTTCATTGCATTGGTTACAGTCGTCGGACTGTGGCTGTACTTAGCAATTTGGATTGAAAGTTCTGGTgaattgaaaatcgaaaacaataCGTCGGCTAAGTATGTGAAAAATGCCACCATGAAGGTCACACGATGGTATAATGTGCTGGCAATGTTTTGGATGACCCAATTTGTGATCGGGTGTCAGCATATCGTGATTGCTGGAGCAGTTGCGTCATGGTTTTTTACAAG GAACAAAAGCGAATTAAACTCACCGATTGCAACCAGTTTATTAAATCTGGTCAAATACCACTTGGGAACGGTAGCCTTAGGCTCACTACTGATAGCTATCGTTCAGCTCGTTCGCGCCATACTCAAATGGGTGGAG TACCTAACAGCCGATGCACAAAATCGCGTCACCCAGACATTATATTGCTGCTGTCAGTGTTGCTTGTCggtgtttgaaaattttctgcaatatCTGACGAGGAACGCGTACGTCGAGACAG CCCTATTCGGTTACTCGTTTTGTACAGCCGGTAATAAagcattcaaaattttgtccAGCAATGCGCTGAGAGTATTTGCCATTAATTCTGTGGGTGATTTTGTTCTTCTATTGGGTAAAGCGTTTGTCGTTGCAATCACTGTCCTTATTGGCATAGGAGTAATTCAA AGCATGGATGGTGTACATCACAGCTGGGTTATACTGGTACTAGTCGGCCTATTCGCCTATCTTGTATCACATTGTTTTATAAGTGTGTACGAG ATGACAATCGACACAATTTTCATCTGCTTCTGCGAAGACTGTGAACTAAACGACGGAATATCGAAACCGTACTACATGTCGCGTAGCCTTATGGAATTTGTTCAGAATTCGAAACGAGCCATCGACACAAATGCTAATACCCGGTCGACCAAAGCGTGGTCAACAAGTGCAACACCACCCCGCGAAGTCAAGACCATTTCGAGTGGAACGAATTAG